CATGAAAAACATGGCAGATGTAATTATTCAAGGAGATCAGTGTTGTAGAAATTCTTAAAGCTATTCATAGTAAAAAAAAAACTGTGAACTAATTGAATAATAAGACTGGAACAAATTCTGAAATTAATTGGCTACTATAATTAAGATATAAAGGTAGCTTACTTTAGGTTGGTTAGATCTATTGTCCTCCGAATAAGTTGATTACGGTTAACATCCCCCATGACAACTGGATCTTCGAGTCGATCGATACAACCGATGAAATCTATTTTTTGTAAGTTACATATTAGTACATGTAGTAACTTGTAATTTGTATACAATTGTTGTTATACTAGAGTTACCTGCAAGTACAGTTGTATTTGGAATACGGGTACGTAGCTGGTTGTATGCGACAAATTGAAAGTAGTGTTCCGGGAAATCTGCCTGGGGTAGATGTTCAAAGGTTGTGTTGCGATCAAAGGAGAGTGTTGTTGGACCTGGTAGGACTTTTTCCCATCTCGCCGTTGCATTACACGAGAAATTCGCTATCATGTAGATCTGATTTAGGTGCATGAGATTATCAAGAAAGTCTTTGTCCGTGTATCTCATATTCACGACCATAGGGTAGTGCTGCATAAAAAAAAGGTATGCTATTTGTtacacataataatatataatatatacttaaatAGAAATGCTAATTTTCGGGGATATAAATACCATTTCGTCTATCAACATGCAGCAATATCCGTTGGGAGCTTGAGTATGGTAATTATAAGTTACCCATTTGCGGTAGATTCTTGCTGCAATTGTTCGGTTCCTGTCACCAGTCGCTAGTTGTGCCAGTGGAGTAATAGCTGCCATGctgctaatattaataaataatgattaGTACTATATTTACAAATATACAATTACTAATTGTTGTTGGTTGCTTTAATGGGTAGTATGGACAGCCGGTGCTGCCTCAAAATCGACTATCCCTGATAAGAAATCTCTGTATACAATGTTCTTGGTCACATTCGGCCCATAGTTTTCGTGTTCCCTAATTATCACTTTCAGACCCTCCGGTGACGTGGCTCTTGATAGTGCAACATACAGTTGACCATGACCGAATATAGGCTTCGGCAGGTATATTCCGATCTTGTTTAGTGACTGCCCTTGGCTTTTGTTTATCGTCATAGCGTACGAAACTTTAAGTGGAAATTGTTGCCTTTTCAGATCAAACGGTAGTGTCGGTTCTTTATGGATGAGGTTCATTCATGGTAAGAAAACTTTCTGGCCGATTCTTGTGCCCGTGATTATCTGAGCCTCGATTGACTTAGTGAACAGTTGTGTGATAATCATTCTCGTGCCGTTGCATAAGCCCCCTGCAATATTAATGTTCCGCAGTAAGATAGCAGGGATGCCTATTTTTAATTCTAATAGATGTGGTGGTAGGCCCGGGTAGTTAAGTGTATTCAAGTATTCTGCAGGGTACAACATCTCTGATTCCCCGCCATCGTTGCCATGAGGTGTTGCGCTATCGAAGCTGCTATAAGTTGTAACCGGCCCTTCCACCATGTCTACTACAAGTTTGTTTATAGAGTCTACCGCATCGTTTTTTGGGGAGACTATGGCTTTTTCTTGAAGTTCAGAGGCGGTTGGTTTTTGTAGGGTTTCATGTGGATATATGAAAGATATAAGATTTGCAAGCCCATTTTCGTTATCTGGAATGCAAAATCTTTCGGGAATATAAACCCACCGGGTATTAGTTGGATCATCTATATCAGGTGTCCCTAAGTCACCGTTTCCAACACTGAGGATCCAACTTGAGAACTCTAAAATTCTTTGTTTTTGTGGGACTGTCAGATGTGGTTGCGA
The window above is part of the Rutidosis leptorrhynchoides isolate AG116_Rl617_1_P2 chromosome 1, CSIRO_AGI_Rlap_v1, whole genome shotgun sequence genome. Proteins encoded here:
- the LOC139885810 gene encoding uncharacterized protein isoform X3; this encodes MAAITPLAQLATGDRNRTIAARIYRKWVTYNYHTQAPNGYCCMLIDEMHYPMVVNMRYTDKDFLDNLMHLNQIYMIANFSCNATARWEKVLPGPTTLSFDRNTTFEHLPQADFPEHYFQFVAYNQLRTRIPNTTVLADFIGCIDRLEDPVVMGDVNRNQLIRRTIDLTNLNGNTIQLLFGMNSQLHLTLKHKHDGETSHSCSELVSSESFSWGAAA
- the LOC139885810 gene encoding uncharacterized protein isoform X2, which produces MGRLLENTDIIVWDEAPMNDKRCFEALDRSLRDILGHDDQPFGGKSFILGGDFKQTLPVKKKGTKSEILASCITTSYLWQSFKVFTLTENMRLSQPHLTVPQKQRILEFSSWILSVGNGDLGTPDIDDPTNTRWVYIPERFCIPDNENGLANLISFIYPHETLQKPTASELQEKAIVSPKNDAVDSINKLVVDMVEGPVTTYSSFDSATPHGNDGGESEMLYPAEYLNTLNYPGLPPHLLELKIGIPAILLRNINIAGGLCNGTRMIITQLFTKSIEAQIITGTRIGQKVFLP